In the genome of Opitutia bacterium KCR 482, one region contains:
- a CDS encoding glycoside hydrolase encodes MRPKFVVEPQKDSSAFQGIKFVKSGRKIEDLYKTDFRKIKTITLDFGDHYTGYFTFKTKLFNTPADAPVRIKFFFGELPAELNTPLDPWKGALSRAWMQDETITLTEMGKSFTIPRRVSFRYLKIELLGYSGFDFAIDDMFVVAQTSASNVPDTLPKSASKEIADIYKVALKTLSECMQTVYEDGPKRDKRLWLGDLYLESLANAKTFKNFKLTKRCLYLFAAISGKNGFVYPCCFEEPFPHPQKSNCISYSLLFNSTLLEYLKDTNDYETARDLWQVAKRQIELSLEYVNKGAMHDTQKRAWRFFDWRNGLDTTACMQAATIFALSQTRQLAEMLGESSENWETIERQMKEASLKNLFDKKRNVFVCPSGQVSILSQVWFTIANVGTRQMQQTAIKNALADEKSVKIGTPYATHFLIEAMIACGMKKEAKEYLINYWGSMIKKGADTFWEAYDPNNDFLSPYGFFPVNSACHAWSCTPAYFIKKYPEIFIDNSK; translated from the coding sequence GTGCGCCCCAAATTCGTCGTAGAACCGCAAAAAGATTCTTCGGCATTTCAGGGAATTAAATTCGTAAAAAGCGGGCGGAAAATCGAAGACTTGTACAAGACGGATTTCCGAAAAATCAAGACCATCACGCTCGATTTCGGAGACCATTACACGGGCTATTTTACGTTTAAAACAAAACTCTTCAACACTCCCGCGGACGCGCCCGTAAGAATTAAATTCTTTTTCGGCGAACTCCCCGCCGAACTGAATACGCCGTTAGACCCGTGGAAGGGCGCGCTCTCCCGCGCATGGATGCAAGACGAAACGATAACTTTGACCGAAATGGGCAAGTCGTTTACAATCCCGCGCAGAGTTTCATTCAGATACCTAAAAATAGAACTTTTGGGATACTCCGGATTCGATTTTGCGATAGACGATATGTTTGTTGTTGCCCAAACATCGGCAAGCAATGTTCCCGATACATTGCCGAAATCGGCGTCAAAAGAAATTGCAGACATATACAAAGTTGCGTTAAAGACGCTTTCCGAATGCATGCAAACCGTTTACGAAGACGGCCCCAAGCGCGACAAACGCCTCTGGCTTGGCGATTTGTATTTGGAATCTCTCGCAAACGCAAAAACGTTCAAGAATTTCAAGCTCACCAAGAGATGTTTGTATCTGTTTGCGGCAATTTCAGGCAAAAACGGCTTCGTATACCCGTGCTGTTTTGAAGAGCCGTTCCCCCACCCGCAAAAATCGAACTGCATATCGTACAGTTTGCTGTTTAACAGCACACTTCTCGAATACCTGAAAGACACAAACGATTACGAAACTGCGCGGGACTTGTGGCAAGTCGCGAAAAGGCAAATCGAATTGTCGCTGGAATATGTAAACAAAGGCGCAATGCACGACACCCAAAAAAGGGCTTGGCGGTTCTTCGACTGGCGCAACGGCTTGGACACCACAGCCTGCATGCAGGCGGCTACGATTTTTGCATTGTCTCAAACAAGACAACTTGCGGAAATGCTCGGCGAAAGTAGCGAAAATTGGGAAACGATAGAACGGCAAATGAAGGAAGCTTCACTGAAAAATCTGTTCGACAAAAAACGCAATGTCTTCGTTTGTCCGAGCGGACAGGTCTCGATATTGTCGCAAGTTTGGTTCACGATTGCGAATGTGGGCACAAGACAAATGCAGCAAACCGCAATAAAAAACGCGTTGGCCGATGAAAAGTCCGTTAAAATCGGAACACCCTACGCCACACACTTTCTGATAGAGGCAATGATTGCCTGCGGCATGAAAAAAGAGGCAAAAGAATATCTGATAAACTACTGGGGCTCGATGATAAAAAAGGGGGCCGATACATTTTGGGAAGCCTACGACCCGAATAACGATTTTCTCTCGCCTTACGGCTTCTTCCCCGTAAACAGCGCATGCCACGCATGGAGCTGTACCCCCGCATACTTTATCAAAAAATACCCCGAAATTTTCATAGACAACTCAAAATAA
- a CDS encoding type II secretion system F family protein has product MAKFKYSALDKDGRESSGVIESTSESRARKELSEQGLTVSRLTEVAVQSEKKAAAAKKQRKPIFGTGVTSENVTIFSRQLATLLKAGLPLLRSLEVIGRQEKNPYFKDIVENLADAVRTGNKFSDGLQQHPKVFDKLYVNMARAGEAGGVLDVVLDRLATFQEKAMKTTNKVKSAMVYPIVILTVAVAIVVILMIFVVPQFQKIFSDMLNGAPMPALTQGIINISDFMKENYIATLGIVVAVIAAFKIFFKTKVGQRLWDIAGLKLPKFGDLVMKSTVARFTRTFGTLLASGVPILEALNITRGTIKNSVISDALVRVHDRVRDGEPLAAPLDQQKIFPTMVTSMVEVGEETGQLSEMLNRIADNYDEEVDNAVGGITSVIEPIMIVFLAVVVGTIVIALFLPIIQIIQKLTGG; this is encoded by the coding sequence ATGGCTAAATTCAAATATTCGGCTCTTGACAAAGACGGTCGCGAATCGAGCGGCGTAATAGAATCGACAAGCGAAAGCCGCGCCCGCAAGGAACTGTCCGAACAGGGACTTACGGTGTCGAGGCTCACGGAAGTTGCGGTTCAGTCCGAAAAAAAGGCGGCTGCCGCAAAAAAGCAGCGCAAGCCCATATTCGGCACGGGCGTCACAAGCGAAAATGTAACAATTTTTTCGCGCCAGCTCGCGACCCTGCTCAAAGCGGGTCTGCCGCTCCTGCGCTCGCTCGAAGTTATCGGCAGGCAGGAAAAAAACCCCTATTTTAAGGACATCGTCGAAAACCTCGCCGACGCCGTGCGCACGGGTAATAAGTTCTCCGACGGCCTCCAACAGCACCCCAAGGTCTTCGACAAGCTCTATGTCAACATGGCTCGCGCGGGCGAAGCGGGCGGCGTGCTCGACGTCGTTCTCGACCGTCTTGCGACTTTCCAGGAAAAGGCGATGAAGACCACAAACAAGGTCAAGAGCGCGATGGTCTATCCCATCGTGATTTTGACGGTCGCGGTGGCAATCGTCGTAATCCTCATGATTTTCGTCGTTCCGCAGTTCCAGAAAATCTTCTCCGACATGCTCAACGGCGCGCCCATGCCCGCGCTCACTCAGGGCATTATCAACATTTCCGACTTCATGAAGGAAAACTACATCGCCACCCTCGGCATTGTCGTTGCCGTGATTGCCGCGTTCAAAATTTTCTTCAAAACGAAAGTCGGGCAGCGGCTCTGGGATATCGCGGGCTTGAAGCTCCCCAAATTCGGCGACCTCGTGATGAAATCGACCGTCGCCCGCTTCACACGCACATTCGGCACGCTGCTCGCTTCGGGCGTCCCGATTCTCGAAGCGCTCAACATTACCCGCGGCACAATCAAAAACAGCGTTATCTCCGACGCCCTCGTCCGCGTTCACGACCGCGTGCGCGACGGCGAGCCCCTCGCCGCTCCCCTCGACCAGCAGAAGATTTTTCCCACGATGGTGACGAGCATGGTCGAAGTCGGCGAAGAAACGGGTCAGCTCTCCGAAATGCTCAACCGCATTGCGGACAACTACGACGAAGAGGTCGACAACGCCGTCGGCGGCATAACGTCGGTCATCGAACCTATCATGATTGTCTTCCTTGCGGTCGTCGTAGGTACTATCGTTATCGCCCTCTTCCTCCCCATCATTCAAATTATCCAAAAGTTGACCGGCGGTTGA